One genomic segment of Acinetobacter oleivorans DR1 includes these proteins:
- a CDS encoding 5'-methylthioadenosine/S-adenosylhomocysteine nucleosidase translates to MQFKCAFGVISLCSALFLVGCNNDDSSVSQTPTVQEQKQKLQPIIIQGALPVESERMASKLENKTVEEIGGWKFWKGSYNGYPMIISKTRMGMSNSAAATALAIERYKPIAIINQGTAGGHDPDLHVYDIVLGKYATNIGAFRTPKQPLGAGSNSLTWVEAFDVLPTDESDPEPIAIRKFEGDQELLMAAHKVRYDKGEVVEGTIGSADVWNNELDRIQFFHQRYGTSVEEMEAASVAQIASQLNVPFLGIRILSNNITNNGAYDPGTGEACQEYVLNVAEEYMKSKLPK, encoded by the coding sequence ATGCAATTTAAATGTGCTTTTGGCGTAATTAGTTTATGTAGCGCTTTATTTTTAGTCGGATGCAATAATGACGACTCTTCTGTTTCACAGACACCAACCGTTCAGGAACAAAAACAGAAATTACAGCCGATTATTATTCAGGGTGCTTTGCCAGTAGAATCGGAAAGAATGGCTTCAAAATTAGAGAATAAGACTGTTGAAGAAATTGGTGGGTGGAAATTCTGGAAGGGCTCCTATAACGGTTATCCAATGATTATTTCTAAAACCCGTATGGGGATGAGCAATTCTGCTGCTGCAACTGCTTTAGCTATTGAACGTTATAAACCGATTGCGATCATTAATCAGGGAACAGCAGGTGGGCACGACCCAGATCTACACGTTTACGATATTGTTTTAGGAAAATATGCGACCAATATTGGTGCATTTAGAACTCCTAAACAACCATTGGGTGCTGGGTCAAATTCACTCACTTGGGTTGAAGCTTTTGATGTTTTGCCAACAGATGAGTCTGATCCGGAACCGATTGCAATACGCAAATTTGAAGGTGATCAAGAGCTATTAATGGCGGCACATAAAGTCCGTTATGACAAAGGTGAGGTAGTTGAGGGAACGATTGGTTCAGCAGATGTTTGGAATAACGAACTTGATCGTATTCAATTTTTCCATCAGCGTTATGGCACTTCAGTTGAGGAAATGGAAGCAGCATCAGTTGCACAAATTGCAAGTCAGTTGAATGTTCCGTTTTTAGGCATTCGAATCTTATCTAATAATATTACGAACAACGGAGCTTATGACCCTGGTACAGGAGAGGCTTGCCAAGAGTATGTACTCAATGTGGCTGAAGAATATATGAAATCAAAACTACCAAAATAA
- a CDS encoding EF-hand domain-containing protein, translated as MSKLTIKLLAGYATYCILNMVNACEPASLDWKLFQEKYDLNHDGMYSLKEFQRVEDFYPYNWPSDKRFQGENKQTELFHYLDENKNGYLTNEELGNIHVLFNNPCEGWPWS; from the coding sequence ATGAGCAAGCTAACTATTAAGTTACTTGCTGGATATGCAACTTACTGTATTTTGAATATGGTAAATGCATGTGAGCCTGCTTCTTTAGATTGGAAGCTTTTTCAGGAAAAATATGATTTAAATCATGATGGCATGTATAGTCTAAAAGAATTTCAACGCGTTGAAGATTTCTATCCTTACAACTGGCCGAGCGATAAACGTTTTCAAGGCGAAAATAAGCAAACAGAGTTATTTCATTATCTAGATGAAAATAAAAATGGTTATTTAACAAATGAGGAGTTAGGAAACATACATGTTTTATTTAATAACCCTTGTGAAGGCTGGCCGTGGTCATAA
- the apbC gene encoding iron-sulfur cluster carrier protein ApbC: MSWLSSLKSVFSPAQEVKEDEIQTVLQNYLLPHSKDALKDRISQLQVQGRVLQLTINTFPDEKEHLQQIHDDLAGALEKCGIEELNLHVVQQKRPTQESSNLPPVLDASPKSEPDPNNPPIQKAAPQQRDVPLHPRIKHVILVSSGKGGVGKSTTTVNLALALQKMGLKVGVLDADIYGPSIPTMLGNAGKTPLIESENFVPLDAYGMAVLSIGHLTGDNNTPVAWRGPKATGALMQLFNQTLWPDLDVLMIDMPPGTGDIQLTLAQRIPVTGSVIVTTPQNVALLDATKGIELFNKVGIPVLGVVENMSTHICSNCGHEEQIFGIGGGDKLSEQYHIPLLGRLPLNAQIREHADQGKPSVVAMDDAADSYIDIAKVMWEQIEKIPQRTRDDKRIF; encoded by the coding sequence ATGTCTTGGCTTTCTTCACTAAAGTCTGTTTTTTCACCCGCACAAGAAGTGAAAGAAGATGAAATCCAAACCGTACTCCAAAATTATTTACTACCCCATTCAAAAGATGCTTTAAAAGATCGCATTAGTCAGCTCCAAGTTCAGGGGCGTGTATTACAACTTACTATTAATACCTTTCCTGATGAAAAAGAGCACTTGCAGCAAATTCATGATGATTTGGCTGGGGCTTTGGAAAAGTGTGGTATTGAAGAATTAAACCTACATGTGGTGCAACAGAAGCGCCCTACACAAGAAAGTTCAAACTTACCTCCTGTACTAGATGCTTCACCTAAATCAGAACCAGATCCGAATAATCCCCCTATTCAAAAAGCCGCTCCACAACAAAGAGATGTTCCACTTCATCCACGCATTAAGCATGTTATTTTAGTTTCATCTGGTAAGGGCGGTGTTGGTAAATCGACAACTACGGTCAATTTAGCGCTTGCTTTGCAAAAAATGGGACTTAAGGTTGGGGTTTTGGATGCAGATATCTATGGTCCAAGTATTCCGACAATGCTAGGCAATGCTGGCAAAACACCTCTTATTGAAAGTGAAAATTTTGTGCCTTTAGATGCCTATGGAATGGCAGTGTTATCGATTGGACATTTAACTGGTGATAACAACACACCTGTCGCGTGGCGTGGACCAAAGGCAACGGGGGCTTTAATGCAACTGTTTAATCAAACGCTTTGGCCTGATCTAGATGTACTCATGATTGATATGCCACCGGGTACTGGTGATATTCAACTCACGCTTGCACAGCGTATTCCAGTGACTGGTTCAGTCATTGTGACTACACCACAAAATGTTGCCTTACTGGATGCTACAAAAGGGATTGAGTTATTTAATAAAGTTGGCATTCCTGTATTAGGCGTCGTTGAGAACATGTCGACCCATATTTGCTCTAACTGTGGTCATGAAGAACAAATTTTTGGTATTGGTGGCGGTGATAAGCTTTCCGAGCAATACCATATTCCATTGTTAGGTCGCTTGCCTCTAAATGCTCAGATCCGTGAGCATGCCGATCAGGGTAAACCAAGTGTTGTAGCAATGGATGATGCGGCTGATAGTTATATTGATATTGCTAAAGTTATGTGGGAACAGATTGAAAAAATTCCTCAACGTACACGTGATGACAAGCGGATTTTTTAA
- the metG gene encoding methionine--tRNA ligase, producing the protein MRKILVTNALPYANGPIHMGHLLGYIQADIWVRAMRAMGHDVTYVCADDAHGTAIMLRAEANGISPEEQIANVQKEHIRDFDGFGVHFDHYDSTHSDANKARSTDIYIKNREAGNIAVRPVTQLFDPEKGMFLSDRFIKGTCPKCKSEDQYGDSCEVCGTTYNATELLNPRSTLSGATPVEKSSDHYFFKLPNFAEYLQKWTRDEGRLPVSIANKLDEWFEAGLADWDISRDAPYFGFEIPDAPNKYFYVWVDAPIGYMSSFENYIKAKRPDLNFDDFWKKDSQNDVYHFIGKDIVYFHALFWPAMLDGANYRTPTGLFVNGFLTVNGQKMSKSRGTFIKAETYLQHLNPEYLRYYFASKLSDKVEDSDLNLDDFIQKVNSDLVGKVVNIASRCAKFINSSFNNTLSAECAEPELVQSFIDAGDSIASAYEAREFSLAIREIMALADRANQYIDEKKPWALAKQEGQEQQVLDVCSVGINLFRQLAVYLAPVLPTLAEQVQGFLKLESFNFESRKQILVSHEIAQFQPLMQRVDPKAVTAMVDASKESLGTPAPEATKATAKKDKAAEKKAAPAPAVGEAEIIGIEDFLKVDLRVAQVIEAGTVEGSDKLLQLTLDVGEAEPRNVFSGIRSQYAPEDLKGKLVVMVANLAPRKMRFGISNGMVLAAGNGEGIFIISPDTGAKPGDKVS; encoded by the coding sequence GTGCGTAAAATTTTAGTCACTAATGCCCTTCCTTACGCTAATGGTCCAATTCATATGGGTCATTTACTCGGTTACATCCAGGCAGATATCTGGGTTCGTGCCATGCGGGCAATGGGTCATGATGTGACTTATGTATGTGCGGATGATGCTCATGGTACTGCCATCATGCTACGTGCTGAGGCAAACGGTATTAGCCCTGAGGAGCAAATTGCGAACGTTCAGAAAGAACATATTCGTGATTTTGATGGTTTCGGTGTACATTTCGATCACTATGATTCAACTCATAGCGATGCCAATAAAGCACGTTCAACAGATATTTATATTAAAAACCGTGAAGCTGGAAATATTGCAGTTCGTCCTGTAACTCAATTATTTGACCCAGAAAAAGGTATGTTCTTATCTGACCGTTTCATTAAAGGTACATGCCCGAAATGTAAATCAGAAGACCAATACGGCGACTCATGTGAAGTTTGCGGTACAACCTATAATGCAACTGAGTTACTTAACCCGCGCTCGACTTTAAGTGGTGCAACACCAGTTGAAAAATCTTCAGATCACTATTTCTTTAAACTACCGAACTTTGCTGAGTATTTACAGAAATGGACCCGTGATGAAGGTCGCTTACCTGTTTCGATTGCGAACAAACTCGATGAATGGTTTGAAGCAGGTTTAGCAGATTGGGATATTTCTCGTGATGCACCATATTTTGGTTTTGAAATTCCAGATGCGCCTAATAAATATTTCTATGTTTGGGTTGATGCACCAATTGGTTATATGTCTAGTTTTGAAAACTACATCAAAGCGAAACGTCCAGATTTAAACTTTGATGATTTCTGGAAAAAAGACAGTCAAAACGACGTTTACCATTTCATTGGTAAAGATATTGTTTATTTCCATGCATTGTTCTGGCCTGCAATGTTAGATGGTGCAAACTATCGCACTCCAACTGGTCTGTTTGTAAATGGTTTCTTGACTGTGAACGGACAAAAGATGTCTAAGTCTCGCGGAACTTTTATTAAAGCAGAGACTTACTTACAGCATTTAAACCCAGAATATTTACGTTACTACTTTGCTTCTAAACTTTCAGATAAAGTTGAAGACTCTGATTTAAATCTTGATGATTTTATTCAAAAAGTAAATTCTGACTTAGTCGGTAAAGTAGTCAACATTGCTAGTCGTTGCGCTAAATTTATCAACAGTAGCTTTAACAATACTTTGTCTGCTGAATGTGCAGAACCTGAGTTGGTACAAAGCTTTATTGATGCAGGTGATTCAATCGCTAGTGCATATGAAGCACGTGAATTCTCACTAGCTATTCGTGAAATCATGGCGCTAGCTGATCGTGCAAACCAATATATTGACGAGAAAAAACCTTGGGCACTTGCTAAACAAGAAGGTCAAGAGCAACAGGTTCTTGATGTATGTTCAGTTGGTATCAATTTATTCCGTCAATTAGCAGTGTACTTAGCGCCTGTTCTTCCAACTTTGGCTGAGCAAGTTCAAGGTTTCTTAAAACTTGAAAGCTTTAATTTCGAATCACGTAAACAAATTCTTGTAAGCCACGAGATTGCACAGTTCCAACCTCTCATGCAGCGCGTTGATCCAAAAGCTGTTACAGCAATGGTCGATGCTTCTAAAGAGTCTTTAGGTACTCCTGCTCCAGAAGCAACTAAAGCAACGGCGAAAAAGGACAAAGCTGCCGAGAAAAAAGCTGCCCCTGCTCCAGCAGTGGGTGAAGCTGAAATTATCGGTATCGAAGACTTCTTAAAAGTTGACTTGCGTGTTGCTCAGGTCATTGAAGCAGGTACAGTTGAAGGTTCAGATAAGTTACTTCAACTGACGTTAGACGTTGGTGAAGCTGAACCACGCAATGTATTTAGTGGTATTCGTAGCCAATATGCACCAGAAGATTTAAAAGGTAAATTGGTCGTCATGGTGGCTAACCTTGCACCACGTAAAATGCGTTTTGGTATTTCAAACGGAATGGTACTTGCTGCTGGAAATGGTGAAGGTATTTTCATTATTTCTCCAGATACAGGCGCGAAACCAGGCGATAAAGTTTCTTAA